In Saccharothrix syringae, the following are encoded in one genomic region:
- a CDS encoding YhjD/YihY/BrkB family envelope integrity protein: MSLIRAVLRHALGALRGRDLALWAAGVTFFAGLAVVPVLLLALRGAAELFGADLVVDGARLLAGSLPGAQRVGPAVEGLASAAVGASWWVLLSALLPASLYGEGLRRGMAQLANEPVGAGTGWLGRLGFVPVIVVAPLLVAAPLATAPWVAPRYSGGGWSAALGVVVSFHVDWVALSVALGLIFLATGPSVLSRRQAVVGGFAVGAVVTGFLHGFLLFLAIPVDWAFPFAGLRGAGVVGALGLWTYLLHVVLLFGYRVLLSFRAVRHRGDVVS, encoded by the coding sequence ATGTCCCTCATCCGCGCGGTGCTGCGTCACGCGTTGGGCGCGCTGCGCGGGCGCGACCTGGCGCTGTGGGCGGCGGGTGTCACGTTCTTCGCCGGGCTCGCGGTGGTGCCCGTGCTGTTGTTGGCGCTGCGCGGTGCGGCGGAGTTGTTCGGTGCGGACCTCGTGGTCGACGGGGCTCGGTTGCTCGCCGGCTCGCTGCCGGGCGCCCAGCGGGTCGGGCCGGCGGTGGAGGGGCTCGCTTCCGCCGCCGTGGGGGCGTCGTGGTGGGTCTTGCTCTCCGCGTTGCTGCCGGCCAGTTTGTACGGCGAGGGGTTGCGGCGGGGGATGGCGCAACTGGCCAACGAACCGGTCGGTGCCGGGACGGGCTGGTTGGGGCGGCTGGGGTTCGTGCCGGTGATCGTGGTGGCGCCGTTGTTGGTGGCGGCGCCTCTGGCCACTGCGCCTTGGGTGGCTCCTCGGTATTCGGGGGGCGGGTGGTCGGCGGCGCTGGGGGTGGTCGTGTCCTTCCACGTCGACTGGGTGGCGTTGTCGGTGGCCCTCGGCTTGATCTTCCTGGCCACCGGGCCCTCCGTGCTCTCCCGCCGGCAGGCGGTGGTGGGCGGGTTCGCGGTGGGCGCCGTGGTCACCGGGTTCCTGCACGGGTTCCTCCTGTTCCTGGCGATCCCGGTGGACTGGGCGTTCCCGTTCGCCGGGTTGCGGGGGGCCGGGGTGGTGGGTGCGCTGGGGCTGTGGACGTACCTGCTGCACGTGGTCCTGCTGTTCGGCTATCGGGTGTTGCTGAGCTTCCGCGCTGTACGGCACCGGGGTGACGTGGTCTCCTGA